The Agrococcus carbonis sequence CTCGATGCGCTCCCGGTTGGTGCCGACGAGGCGCACTGTGCCAGCGTCGACTGCCTCAGGACGCTCGGTGTTGTCTCGCATGACGAGCACGGGCTTGCCCAACGCCGGTGCCTCCTCCTGGACACCACCGGAGTCCGTGAGGACGATCGTCGCAGCGTTCATGACCTTCGTGAACTCGGCATAGCCCATCGGCTCTGTGACGATCACGTTCACGAGGCCCTCGAGCTCGGGCAGCACCGACTCGCGGACCGCCGGATTGCGGTGGATCGGCAGCACGATCACGTGGTCCGAGTGCTTCTTGGCGATCGAGGCGAGCGCCTTGCCGATCGCCTTCATGCTGCCACCGAGGTTCTCCCTGCGGTGCGTGGTCGCCAGGATGAGCGGGCGGCCTGCGGCAATGGCCGCGGCAACGCGCTCGTCGCCCGGCACAGTGTCCCAAGAGGAAGCCTCGAGCAGAGCGTCGATGACCGTGTTGCCGGTGACGACGATCGTCTCCGGATCGAAGGACTCGCGGTGAAGGTTGTCGCGGGAGCCACCCGTGGGAGCGAGATGCAGTTTGGCGACCTGACCGATGAGACGGCGATTGGCCTCTTCGGGGAAGGGGGAGTCGATGTCACCGGTGCGCAGGCCAGCCTCGAGGTGCACGACCGTTACCTGTCGGTTGAACGCGGCGATCGCGGCCGCCATGGCCGTGGAAGTGTCGCCTTGCACGACGACCACGTCGGGCTGCTCCTCGGCGATGACCGCGTCGACGCCGGCGATCGCACGGGAGACGATGCCGTTGAGCGACTGTCCGGGCTTCATGAGGTCGAGATCATGGCGAGGCTCGATGCCGAACATCCTGTTGACCTGGTCGAGCATCTCGCGGTGCTGACCGGTGACGACGGGGATGGCCTCGAACCGGTCGTCGTTCTGGAGCGCCTCGATGACGGTGGCGACCTTGATGGCCTCCGGGCGCGTGCCGTACACGACCATGATCTTGTGCTGCTGCATGAAGGGCTCCGTAGCGTATGGGTGCTGGTTACTGAGAGATGGAGGGAGGATGCGATGCGGTCGCGCTGAGCAGCGCGTTCTTCGCCGCTTCCTCCTTGCCGAGGGCGATGCTGTGGGCGTAGTAGCGATACATGTTCGCGACCTCGTCGGCGGGGCCGTCGGCGATCAATGTGCCGGCGTCGAGCCAGATGGCGCGGGTGCACATGTCTTCGATGGTCTTCGCGGCATGGCTGACGAGGAACACGGTGCCCGCGCGGGTGATGAGGCCCTGCATGGCCTCCTTGGCGCGCTCGGCGAAGGACGCGTCGCCCGTGGAGAGGGCCTCGTCGATCATGAGGATCTCGGGGTCTGCCGCCGCCGAGATCGCGAAGCGCAGCCTCGCGCCCATACCAGACGAATACGTCTTCATGGGCTGCTTGATGGCGTCGCCGATGCCCGCCAGCAGCTCGATGCGCTCCTTGGCGAAGTAGGCATCCTCGGGGTTCATGCCCATGGCCAACGTGCCGAGCCAGATGTTCTCCTCGCCTGAGAGTTCGGGCACGAGCGCGGCGCTGACGCCGAGGAGCTGCGGCTGGGCAGAGGCGACGACGGTGCCTGCGGTGGCAGGCTGCAGACCCGCGAGCACCCGGAGGAGCGAGCTCTTGCCCGACCCGTTGAGGCCCACGATGCCGACCATCTCGCCCTCGCGGGCGGCCATGGTGATGCCGCGCAGCACCGGACCGGTGACCGACCTCTTGCCGCCACGACGCCACCAAGCACCGCCGCTCGAACGGCTCACCGTGTAGCGCAGTCGCACGTTCTCGGCGGCGATGGTGACCTTCGGCTCGCCGCTCAGGCGCCAGCCGGCCTGGAGGTCCCGCAGGTCACTCACGCCCATAGCGCTCCTCGTTCCACCAGAACAGGGTGAAGCCGACGACGAGCCCGCCGATCGCCCAGGCGGCGAGCTGCAGCCAGTTCTCGAACGGGGGCACCGCGCCGCTGATGAGCGTCATCCGGTACATGTCGAGCGCCACGTAGATCGGGTTGAGCTGGATGATCGCGAGGATGGCGGGGTGATCGACGAAGCGCTCGATCGGGAAGATGACCGCAGAGCCGTACATGAGCAGCCTCGACACGAAGCTCATGGCCTGCGCCAGATCAGGCATCAGCGCGCCGAGCCAGCCGAAGAAGAACACGAAGCCGAGGCTCATCGCGACCTGGAGGGCCAGGATGATCGGGAAGAGCGACCACGCCACGTTGGGCGCCTCGTGCGGAGGGATCGCCACGATCAGCACGATCATGATGAGGATCGCCGGGGCGGAGCTCATGAGATCTCGCAGCACCATCGAGATGCCGAGCGAGGCGCGTGGAAATGCGAACGCCCGGATCATCGCCTTCGAGTTCTTGACGAGGCTGACGCCCCCGGTGATCGCGCGCGAGGAGATCTGGAACATGAAGACGCCGATGAGGATGAACGCGGTGTAGTTCTCCATGCCTTGCGAGATGTTCAGGATGACCCCGAAGATCACCCAGTAGAAGGCGGCGTCAAGCAGGGGCCGCAGGATGTACCAAGCCATGCCGAGACGCTCGTTGGAGTAGCGCGTGAGCGCCTCGCCGCGCGCGCCCGCCCAGATGAAGTGCCGGCGGTCGAACAGCTCGGTGAAGTACTCCCGAAGCGGGGGCCGGGTGCCGACGCGGCGCAGATGAGACAGGTCGCCGTAGCGGGTCTGCAGCTCGCGCCGGAGCGGCGCGGAGAGCGCGGACGCGCCGGCCTTGCGCGTGGACCATGCCCGCCGCCACTGCGTCCGGAGTCCCTTCGACTCAGCGCGTGGCGGCGTGGAGGTCATCAGGTTGTGAGCAATCTCTTCGGTGCAAGGTTTCGGGCGCGCGAGAACGGCGCCAGATCCTATTGTCCCACACTCGGGTTACTCGCAGATTGCGCGAAGGTGACTAGCGTAGGTGCGGGCGATCGCCGACCAGGTGAGACGGGCGGCGCGCTGCCGACCGAGGGCCGCGGCGTCGACGCGAAGCGCGGGTCGCGAGGCGAGCTGCGCGATGCGCTGCGCGAGAGCCTCGGCGTCGTCCGGCGCGACCAGCGCCCCCGAGCGAGCGAGCTCCGGCCCTGCCGTCTCGGCAAGCGGTGGCAGGTCGCTCGCGAGCAGCGGCCGGCCGCTCGCCATCGCCTCGACGGGCTTCAGCGGCGCCACCGTGCGCGTCACCTCGCTGTCGCGGCGCGGCACGACGAAGACGTCGAGGGCGTCGCGGTAGGCGACGACGCGCTCACGCGGGACCCGTCCCGTGAACACCGCCGCCGCATCCAGCCCCGCCTCGCGTGCGCGGCGCTCGAGCCCGGCGCGCGCCGCGCCGTCGCCGACCAGCAGCATCCGCACGTCGTGGCCGTCGGCGCGCGCGAGCGCCACGGCGTCGATCAGCACGTCGAAGCCCTCGTAGTCGACGAGCGACGAGGTGGAGCCGACCCAGAAGCCCTCGCGCGGCAGGCCGAGCGCCTCGCGAGCGTCGGCTGCCGGCGGCACGTCGCGCTCGAGCAGCGCCTCGTCGATGCCGTTGGGCACGAGGTGGATGCGCTCAGCCGGCACCCCGCGCGCGGCGAGGTCGTCGCGCATGCTACCCGCGAGCGTGAAGACGACGCCCGCTGCCGATGCGAGCTCAGCCTCGCGCTCCCGGGTGAGGCGGAAGCGCTCGCTCGCGAGCGCACGTGCGCGGGCTTCGTCGCTGCCGAGGCCCGCGACCCAGGTCTGCTCGAGCATGCCGCGCACCTCGTACGCCCACGGCAGCCCGAGCGCCTCCGCCACCTCGCGCACCACGATCGCGTTCGGGTAGTGCGTGGTGGTCTGGAGCACCGCGGGCCGCACCTCGGCTGCGAGCGCCGCCAGCGCATCCGCCTGCTGCGCGAGGCGGCCGTCGGGCGTCGGCGCGAGGCGGGCGGGCAGCGCGCGGTGGTAATCGATGCCGTCGACGGTGTCGAGCGCCGCGGCGCGGAGGCCGCCGACCACCACGGGGTAGCCGACCCGCGTGATCGCCGTCGGGGCGAGGCCGGCGCCGCGCTGCGCCTGCAGCACCGCGTGCGAGCGCACCGTATAGCCCGATTGGGTGTGGGGGAGCGAGTTGGTGAGCAGGTGCAGCACGCCGTCGCGGTCGCCCGCGAGGGCCGGGCCGCGGTGCGTCCAGCGCAGCCTCGTGCCGGGCGTCATGAGCGCGAGCTCGGCCCGTAGCGCCCGGTGCAGGCGCGAGCGCGGTGCGTGCTGCGCGAGCAGGGCGATCGCGGCCGACGCCTCGCCGAGCTGCCAGTGGGCGCGAGCGCGCGTGAGGGGGTGGATGCTCGGGTCGTCGGCGACGAGCTCGGGGCGGCCGGCCGCTTGCGCGATCTCGGCCCCGAGGCGGCTGAGCGAGCCGCTGGCCGTCACGCCGTCGAGCGTCGCCCGTGTCGCGGCGACGTCGCCCTCGAGCCAGCGCTCGACGAGCTCGCGGTCGGCGCCGCGCGCGGCGCGGGCAAGTGCGAGGAGGCCGCCCCGGGCGGCGGGGAACCGGCGGCCGAGCTGGATGCCGAAGGTCAGCGGGTCGTCGACGATCGAGCGCAGCGCCGTCGACGAGGCCATCGAGGCGTTGGAGGCGAGCCGACGGATGCGGGCGGTTGCCCCGGCGCGCGCGCGGGAGGCGGGCGCGGCGGAAGGCATGCCCCGATTGTTCCATCTCGTGGCGCATGAGCGCGCGTGGGGGACAACTGGCGAGCATTCTGCTGTGCAAATGGCCAATCATGGGCCGACGCTCAGGCATTCTCGACATTCGAGGAGATTGGGCACCGAATTGTGCGCTATCTTCTCCGCCATGGCAAAGAAGACGTTCGTTCAATTGGTCGACGACCTGACCGGCGACAGCATCGAAGAGGGCCGCGGTCGTACCGTGCGGTTCGCCTTCGATGGCGCCGAGTACGAGATCGACCTCGGCAACGAGCAGATCGAGGAGTTCTCGAACGTGCTCGAGCGCTATGTGCGCGCCTCTCGCCGTGTCTCCGGGCGTCGCAAGGCGGGCGGTTCGACCGCTCGTTCCGGCGGATCTGAGACGGCGGCGATCCGCGAGTGGGCGGAGTCGCAGGGGCTGAAGGTCGCGACCCGCGGCCGCATTCCCGCCGACATCGTGGAGCGATACCACAACCGCTGACCCAAGCAGTACGCGAAGAGCGCCGACCCGAATGGGCGGCGCTCTTCGCGGGTGAGGGGAATTGTGGTCTCGATACGCGGACTTCGTCCGCTACTCGACCGGCGTGGTGGGTCTCGATACGCGGACTTCGTCCGCTACTCGACCGGCGTGGCGATAGTCAGGGCACGTAGTCGGTGCCGTAGGCGTCGACGTAGGGGCGGATATCGCCCGCCCGCAGTGCCTCGCCGAGTGCGGCGGTCTGTGCCGCATCCACCACGTTCACGGACTGCCCGCCCTGATTGCCGAATCCGGTGATGGGCGCCATGAGGCTCACGACGTCGTCGCGCTCGAGCTGCTGGCTCATCGCGGCGAGCGCGATCATGTCGTCGATCGAGAGGTCGCCGGTGATCTTCAGCCGGCCGGCGAAGTGGCCGAAGAGGGTCATGAGCGCTTCGGGGTCGCCGCTCGAGGCGATCTCGTCGATGCGCTCGAGCATGCCGGTGACGGCAGCGCGCTGGCGCTCGGCGCGATCGAGATCACCGGCGGGCAGCCCCTTGCGCTGGCGCACGTAGATGAGGCCGTCGGTGCCTGAGAGGTGCACCGGATCGGCCGAGAAGTCGACGACGCGACCGGTGCTGTTGACGGTGACGCGCGTGGGGTGCTGGTTGGCGGCGTCGAAGCCGTCGAGCGCGCGCGTGAGGGCGATGAAGCCTTCGAAGTCGGCCTGCACGACGTAGTCGATCTCTAGGCCGCCGAAGAGCTGCGAGACGGTGTCGCGCATGAGCTCGGTGCCGCCGTTCGCGAACGCCGAATTGATCTTGCCCGAGCCGCGGCCCGGGATCGCCACCCACGAGTCGCGGGTGATCGACACGAGGGAGAGCGTCTCCCGGTCGGCCGAGATCTGGGCGAGCATGATCGCGTCGGCGTTGCCCGTCATGCTGCCGGGCGTGCGGGAGTCGGTGCCGAGCAGGAGCGCCGTGACGGCGCCGTCGGGCAGCGGGTCGACGGGGCCGGTCGGGGTCGGCGTCGGCGTGGGCGTCGGGCGCGCGGCGGTCACGGACGGCGTGGGAGTGGGCGACGGCGACGGCTCGGTCTGCGGGCCGCAGCCGGTCACGACGAGCGCTGTCGTGACGGCGAGTGCGGCGAAGGCGAGGGGCGTGCGGCGGCGGAGCAGGGGCAAGGGGGCGTCCTCGAGGTCGGGGGCGGGCTCCTCGGCAGGGTAGCTGGTGGAGGTGAGCGATCTTGGTCTCGATACGCCGACTGCGTCGGCTACTCGACCAGCGGGAGGGCCTGCGCCACCGGTCTCGATACGCCGACTGCGTCGGCTACTCGACCAGCGGATGGGAGCAGCGCCGCCGATAGCTATCGGGGGAGGAGGGCGTCGATGCGCTCGGCGATGAGCCGCAAGCCCTCCTCGTTCGGGTGCAGGCCGTCGGGGGCGATGAGCTCGGGCCGGTTCTCGAGGGGCTGACCCAGGTCGAGGTACACGGCGCCGATGCGGTTCGCCTCGCGCTCGACGATCACGCCGAGGTCGATGAGGCTCTGCGGCGGCGACGGCGCGTCCCAGAGCGGCGACGTGACGACGATGCGCGCCTCCGGCAGCGCCGCCCGCAGCCGCGTGAAGAAGTCGACGACGGCCGGCGCGAGCTGCTCGGGCGAGCCGGCGGCGAGGTCGTTGCGACCGCCCGAGACGACGACGATGTCGGGGTCGTGCCCCACCGCATCCGGGATCACGCCGGCGTAGGCGACGCAGCCGCCCGGCGGGCACCACGCGGCGTCGCGGCTCATCGCGTAGCCGGTGCCCGAGATGCCGAGGTTCACGACCTCCCAGCCGCGCAGCTCGCCGAGCATCGCGGGGAAGCCGGTGCCCTCGAGGCTCGTGCCCGAGCCGACCGTGTAGGAGTCGCCGATGAAGACGGCGACGGGCCGGCCGGTGGGGTCGGCGGTCGCTGACGGGGTGGGCGAGGCGGATGCGGCGGGTGTCGTCATGGAGGGGCCAGGGGTCGGGGCGGGTGCGGGGGTGGTGCAGGCGGTGAGGGCGATCGTGAGGGCGGCGGCGAGCAGGGCGGGGCGGAGGGGTCTCGATGCGCGGCTGCGCTGCGCGCGGGGGCTGCTCGACGGGCGAGGGGAGCGGTGTGGTCTCGATACGCGCTCGCGCTGCGCGCGAGCGCTACTCGACCAGCGTGGGGAGGGGCGCGTGCTCGGCGGCCGAGGGGAGCGGCGGGCGCTACTCGACGGGGGTGCGATCGGCGGGCGCACCGCTCGGCTCCTGCTGGGGTTGCGCGGTGACGAGCGCGCGCACCGCCTCGAGGGGGATCGGCAGCCAGTCGGGGCGGTTCCGCAGCTCGTAGACCACCTCGTAGAGCGCCTTGTCGAGCAGGAGGGCGTCGAAGACGGGGTCGCGATCCGGCGCCGCACCCATCGCATCCGCATACCCGTCGAGGAACTCGCGCTGCCGCCGCACGATCCAGTCGCCGGCGATCGCCGGGTCGCCCCCCGGCTCCTGCAGCAGCGCCCAGCCGGCCGCGTAGTCGAACGAGCGCAGCATGCCCACGACGTCGCGCACGCGCGGCTCGCGCACCATGCGCTCGTGCAT is a genomic window containing:
- the wecB gene encoding non-hydrolyzing UDP-N-acetylglucosamine 2-epimerase, with amino-acid sequence MQQHKIMVVYGTRPEAIKVATVIEALQNDDRFEAIPVVTGQHREMLDQVNRMFGIEPRHDLDLMKPGQSLNGIVSRAIAGVDAVIAEEQPDVVVVQGDTSTAMAAAIAAFNRQVTVVHLEAGLRTGDIDSPFPEEANRRLIGQVAKLHLAPTGGSRDNLHRESFDPETIVVTGNTVIDALLEASSWDTVPGDERVAAAIAAGRPLILATTHRRENLGGSMKAIGKALASIAKKHSDHVIVLPIHRNPAVRESVLPELEGLVNVIVTEPMGYAEFTKVMNAATIVLTDSGGVQEEAPALGKPVLVMRDNTERPEAVDAGTVRLVGTNRERIEFEADQLLTDHNAYRAMANAVNPYGDGRASVRTVAAIAELLGVGEREPEFSP
- a CDS encoding ABC transporter ATP-binding protein, which codes for MRLRYTVSRSSGGAWWRRGGKRSVTGPVLRGITMAAREGEMVGIVGLNGSGKSSLLRVLAGLQPATAGTVVASAQPQLLGVSAALVPELSGEENIWLGTLAMGMNPEDAYFAKERIELLAGIGDAIKQPMKTYSSGMGARLRFAISAAADPEILMIDEALSTGDASFAERAKEAMQGLITRAGTVFLVSHAAKTIEDMCTRAIWLDAGTLIADGPADEVANMYRYYAHSIALGKEEAAKNALLSATASHPPSISQ
- a CDS encoding ABC transporter permease, with translation MTSTPPRAESKGLRTQWRRAWSTRKAGASALSAPLRRELQTRYGDLSHLRRVGTRPPLREYFTELFDRRHFIWAGARGEALTRYSNERLGMAWYILRPLLDAAFYWVIFGVILNISQGMENYTAFILIGVFMFQISSRAITGGVSLVKNSKAMIRAFAFPRASLGISMVLRDLMSSAPAILIMIVLIVAIPPHEAPNVAWSLFPIILALQVAMSLGFVFFFGWLGALMPDLAQAMSFVSRLLMYGSAVIFPIERFVDHPAILAIIQLNPIYVALDMYRMTLISGAVPPFENWLQLAAWAIGGLVVGFTLFWWNEERYGRE
- a CDS encoding glycosyltransferase → MPSAAPASRARAGATARIRRLASNASMASSTALRSIVDDPLTFGIQLGRRFPAARGGLLALARAARGADRELVERWLEGDVAATRATLDGVTASGSLSRLGAEIAQAAGRPELVADDPSIHPLTRARAHWQLGEASAAIALLAQHAPRSRLHRALRAELALMTPGTRLRWTHRGPALAGDRDGVLHLLTNSLPHTQSGYTVRSHAVLQAQRGAGLAPTAITRVGYPVVVGGLRAAALDTVDGIDYHRALPARLAPTPDGRLAQQADALAALAAEVRPAVLQTTTHYPNAIVVREVAEALGLPWAYEVRGMLEQTWVAGLGSDEARARALASERFRLTREREAELASAAGVVFTLAGSMRDDLAARGVPAERIHLVPNGIDEALLERDVPPAADAREALGLPREGFWVGSTSSLVDYEGFDVLIDAVALARADGHDVRMLLVGDGAARAGLERRAREAGLDAAAVFTGRVPRERVVAYRDALDVFVVPRRDSEVTRTVAPLKPVEAMASGRPLLASDLPPLAETAGPELARSGALVAPDDAEALAQRIAQLASRPALRVDAAALGRQRAARLTWSAIARTYASHLRAICE
- a CDS encoding histone-like nucleoid-structuring protein Lsr2 produces the protein MAKKTFVQLVDDLTGDSIEEGRGRTVRFAFDGAEYEIDLGNEQIEEFSNVLERYVRASRRVSGRRKAGGSTARSGGSETAAIREWAESQGLKVATRGRIPADIVERYHNR
- a CDS encoding LCP family protein, with the protein product MPLLRRRTPLAFAALAVTTALVVTGCGPQTEPSPSPTPTPSVTAARPTPTPTPTPTGPVDPLPDGAVTALLLGTDSRTPGSMTGNADAIMLAQISADRETLSLVSITRDSWVAIPGRGSGKINSAFANGGTELMRDTVSQLFGGLEIDYVVQADFEGFIALTRALDGFDAANQHPTRVTVNSTGRVVDFSADPVHLSGTDGLIYVRQRKGLPAGDLDRAERQRAAVTGMLERIDEIASSGDPEALMTLFGHFAGRLKITGDLSIDDMIALAAMSQQLERDDVVSLMAPITGFGNQGGQSVNVVDAAQTAALGEALRAGDIRPYVDAYGTDYVP
- a CDS encoding SGNH/GDSL hydrolase family protein, with product MTTPAASASPTPSATADPTGRPVAVFIGDSYTVGSGTSLEGTGFPAMLGELRGWEVVNLGISGTGYAMSRDAAWCPPGGCVAYAGVIPDAVGHDPDIVVVSGGRNDLAAGSPEQLAPAVVDFFTRLRAALPEARIVVTSPLWDAPSPPQSLIDLGVIVEREANRIGAVYLDLGQPLENRPELIAPDGLHPNEEGLRLIAERIDALLPR